The genome window GCGCATCCGCCTCGTGCGGCTGCCGGAGAACCGCGGCAAGGGCGCGGCCGTGCGCCTCGGCATGCTCGAGGCCAAGGGACGCTGGCGCCTCTTCCGCGACGCGGACCGCTCGACCGCGATGGCCGAGTTCGACCGCTTCCGCCCGCTCCTGGCCGCCGGGGCCGACGTCGTCATCGCCTCCCGCCGGCTCCCCGGAGCGAACCTCGCCCGCCCGCAGTTCCTCCCGCGCCGCCTGCTCGGCATGGGATTCACGCGCCTGTGCCGCTGGGCCCTCGTCGAGGACGTCGTCGACTTCACCTGCGGCTTCAAATGCTTCACCGACCGGGCGAGCGCCGCCGTGTTCCCCCTTCAGCTCCTCGAGCGCTGGGGCTTCGACGGCGAGATCCTCTTTTTGGCGAAGCGCGCGGGCCTGCGCATCGAGCAGGTCCCGGTGACCTGGAACGACGAGGCGGGCTCGAAGGTCCGCGTCCTCATCGACGTGCCGCGCTCCTTCTGGGAGCTCGTCCTCATCCGCTGGAACGCCCTGCGCGGGATGTACCGCGCGAAGCCATGAGGACGAGCCGCTGCCCGCTCTGCGGCGGCGAGCGCCGCTTCCACATCGAGAAGTTCGGCCGGCGCATCGACGCCTGCGCCGCCTGCGGGACGGCCGGCGTCGAGCCGCTGCCCTCCGACGCCGAGATCCGCGCCATCTACACCCTCCCCTACTTCCAGGGCGACCGCTCGCGCTACGGCTACACCGACTACGCGGCCGAGTCCGCCCAGCACGCACGGAGCTTCGCCCTGCGCGCCGCCCTGCTCGAAGAGCTGCTCCCGCGCCGCGGCGGCCCCCGCAGGGTCCTCGACATCGGCTGCGCGAACGGCTCCTTCCTCGCGGCGCTGGGCCCGGGCTGGGAGAAGCACGGCATCGAGGTCTCCGAGGACTTCCTGCGCGCGAGCCCGCCGCCGCCCGAGATCCGGATGTTCGTCGGCGACGCGCTCGACTTCCCCGAGGACCGCGGGCCCTTCGACGCCGTCACCCTCTTCGACGTGCTCGACCACGTGCCGCGCCCGCTCGCGATGCTCGACAAGGCCGTGCGCCTGCTGCGCCCCGGCGGGGTCCTCGTCGTCCAGCAGGGCGACCGCATGAGCCTCTTCGCCCGCCTCCTCGGCCGGCGCTGGCACATCTACATCCCCCCCACGCACCTCTGGTACTTCACCCATAGCGGCCTGCACCGCTTCCTCCGCGAGCGGGGTCTGCGCGTCGCGCGCGACGTCTTCGAGCCCCGCTGGGCCTCCCTCTCGCTCTGCCTCTTCCGCCTCAGCTACATCCTCCCCTCCGGGCTCGTCGACCCCTTCCGCCGCCTCCTCGACGACACCGCCCTCGGCCGGCTCTCCGTGCGCTTCAACTTCCGCGACGTGGTCACCGTCTACGCGCGCAAGGCGGACGCTTGAGGTTCTGGAACCGTCCCCTCGCGCAGGCCGCGCTCGTGAGCGCCGCGGTCCTCTCTCTCGGCCTCTGGGGCATCGGCTGGCTCCTCCCCTCTCGCGCGCACCTGGCCTGGACCCTGCCGCCGGGCCTCGACACGCCCTCCTTCCACGCCGAGCTCCAAGAGAGCTGGAAGCGCATGCACGCGGCCCTCGGCGAGAACCTCATGCTGGCCTCGCAGGAGGCCACGAGCTTCCAGGGCCTGCAGAGCGCGCCGGGCGGCTGGACGAAGCCGCCGGCGATCCTCCTGAACCCCATCCGCTCCTTCTACCTGCGCTCCGCCCACGACGACGAGCAGACCTTCCTCCTCCTCTTCGCGAAGATGAAGCCCCGGCAGCTCGACTTCCGGCCGCGCATGTACCTCTACGGCGGAGGCTACCTCTATCCGCTCGGCGCCTGGATGGGCGGCTCGACGCTGCTCGGCCTGGGCCGGCTCTCGCGCGACCTCACCGACTACTTCGCGCGCCCCGAGGGGCTCGCGGGACTCTATCTCTCCGGCCGGCTCTTCTCGCTGGCGATGATGCTCTTCGGAGCCCTCTACCTCATGGCGCTGGCCCGGCGGCTCGGGCTCACCGGCTCCGCTCCGCTGCTCGCGGGGCTCGTCTACGCGCTCTCGCCGGGGGTCCTCGTCCAGGCGCACGTCATGAAGCAGCACACGCTCTGGCCGCTCGGCCTCCTCGCCTGCTTCCACGCCTGCCTGCTCCTCCTCGAGGAAGGCCGGATGCGGCGCTGGGCCGCGGCGGGCGCCGCGGCGGGCCTCGCGGCGGGGACCTTCTCGGTGGCCGTCTACGCCGGGCTCCTCCCCGCGGCCGCCGCCGTCCTGCGCCTGCGCCGGGGAGAGCGGTGGAGCGGCGAACTCAAGGGCCTCCTCCTGGCGGCCGGCGCGGCCGCCGCCGCCTTCTTCGCCGTGAACCCCTACTGGCTCGCCGACCTCCCCGGGGTGCGCGCAGAACTCGCGGTGCAGGCGGGCTACTCCACGCTCTCTCCCGCCGCGCTCGCGCGCTTCCTCGCGGTCCCCATGCGCCTGGCGCTCACCTGGCCCTTCGAGCTCGCCGCCTTCGCGGGCGCGTGGCTCGCCCTGCGCGCGGCCGACGACCGCCGCCGCCTGCTCGGCGCGGCCTTCCTGCTCTCCCTGCTCCCCGCCCTCTACACCGCCGCGTCCGTGCAGAGCCGCGGCATCCGCTACGTCCTCGCCTCCGTCGCCTTCGGCGCGCTCCTCTGCGCGCTCTCATGGGAGCGTCTGCGTGCCGCGCGCGCGCAGACCGCGCGCGTCCTGGCCGGCGCCGCGCTCCTGCACCTCGCGCTGAGCGCGGCCAACGTCTGCGCGAACTTCGCCGCGGCCGACGGGCCCGCCTCGACGCATCGTCGCGCGGGACTCTGGCTCGAGGAGCACGTGCGGCCCGGGGAGAGCGTAGGTCTCTGGGAGCTGCCGCGGCCGGCGAACTCCCCCTACTTCCGGCTCGACCGCTTCCCCCTCGTCTTCCTCGACTACCGCGACGCGGAGAAGCTCCCGCCCTCCGCCCTGCCCGACTGGATCGTCGTGCCGCAGATGCAGGTCTTCCGCCGACCCGAGGCGCTCGCCGTCCTGAAGTCCTATGGGAAGGCGGCGGACTTCGAGCCCGCGCCCCTGCTGCCCTGGCTGGGCATCCATCCGACCGCGACGACGGCGAACCCTTCCTTCACGGTCTACCGCCGACAGGGGAGGGCGTCATGAGCGCCGAACCGCACCTGCTTCCGGCTGGACACCTCGCGCAGCTCGACCGTCTGGCGCGCACCTACTGGTGGCACGTCCACCGCGCGCGCACGACGCTCATGCTCGCCCGCCGCTTCGGCGCGCCCTCGCGCGGGCGCTACGTCGATCTGGGCTGCGGCCCGGGCGCGAGCACCGCGGTGCTCGCGCAGGGCCTCCTCGCGGCGGGGCTGCGCGGACCCGAGGCGCCCGTGGGCGTGGACGTCGACGCGCGCCTCGCCGAACCGTGCCGCCGCAACGGCGTCGACTTCATCCGCGGGGACCTCGAGCGCGGCGAGATCCCGGGCTGCCCGCAGGGGATCGGCGTCTTCACCCTGCTCGACGTCCTCGAGCATCTGCGCGAGCCGGAGAACGTCCTGCTCGGCCTGCGCCCCCACCTCGCCCCCGGCGCGCTGGGGCTCATCACCGTGCCGGCGTATCCCGGGCTCTACTCGGCCTGGGACGAGCGCCTCGGACACCTGCGGCGCTACACGCGCCCGGAGCTGGCGGAGCTCTTCGACGGCGCCGGCTACCAGACGCTGTGGACGAGCCACCTTTTCTCCTTCGCTCTGCCGCCGGCCTGGGTCTCGCGCCGCCTGCTCGGCGGCGGGGGCGCCGGCGCGGAGTTCCCCGAGGTCCCGGGCTGGCTCGACGGGACGCTCAAGAGCCTCGGGGCGCTCGAGCGGGCCTGGCTGGGCATCCTGCCCGCGCCCTTCGGGACGTCGATCGCGGCCGTCGTCCGCGTGACGGGATGACGGGCACGACAGAGGTTCGAAGAATGGCACACGAAGAGACGCCGTCGCGCTGGCCGCTGATCCTCGTCCTGGCGGGGACCTTCCTCTCCTTCCTGCTCGCGCCGCTCTACATGAGCCACCTGCGCGCGAAAGCCGCGCGCGAGCTGCCCGCGCGATGGGAGAGCGTCGGGAACAACGGGAGCTTCGCCTACGCCTCGCCGCTGCTCATCACCGCGAAGAACATCGAGGAGGGCATCTACGCGATCAAGGTGGCCGAGCTCCTGCGCCGCGGCCTTCCCTACGACCCCTACCTCGGGGACCGCTCGCTGAAGTCCTGGCTCTTCGACTGCCTGATGTTCTTCCCGCTCGCGCCCTTCGTTCTGCTCGCCGGAGGGAGCCTCCATTGGGGCTGGGTCCTCGCGGCGGCCTCCTTCGCGACGCTCTGGGTACTGCTCTTCCAGCAGGTCCTGCGCCGCTGGAGCGGAGACGCGCGACTCGCCCTGTTGGGCGCGGTCGGATTGTTCTTCTTCATCGACTCCGTCGTCCACCTCTTCCTCGTCGTCCACTTCCCCTTGCGCGCGCTCCCCAACTGGGCCTTCCTCTTCCTCGCATACGCGACGGGCCAGGTGCAGTGGATGCGCCTGCCGACCCCGGGCATGACCGCACTGATGCTCGCGCTCGCGCTGGCGGGACTCTTCGCGCTCGCGGCTTCAGGGAAGCGCCGCCCGCTCTCCGCCCTGCTCTGCGGCCTCCTCCTTTCCCTGCTCGCGCTGGCCCACCCCTTCGAGTGGGTCTACGGAGTCGGCACGGGCGCGCTCTTCCTCGCCGC of Elusimicrobiota bacterium contains these proteins:
- a CDS encoding class I SAM-dependent methyltransferase — its product is MRTSRCPLCGGERRFHIEKFGRRIDACAACGTAGVEPLPSDAEIRAIYTLPYFQGDRSRYGYTDYAAESAQHARSFALRAALLEELLPRRGGPRRVLDIGCANGSFLAALGPGWEKHGIEVSEDFLRASPPPPEIRMFVGDALDFPEDRGPFDAVTLFDVLDHVPRPLAMLDKAVRLLRPGGVLVVQQGDRMSLFARLLGRRWHIYIPPTHLWYFTHSGLHRFLRERGLRVARDVFEPRWASLSLCLFRLSYILPSGLVDPFRRLLDDTALGRLSVRFNFRDVVTVYARKADA
- a CDS encoding glycosyltransferase family 39 protein → MRFWNRPLAQAALVSAAVLSLGLWGIGWLLPSRAHLAWTLPPGLDTPSFHAELQESWKRMHAALGENLMLASQEATSFQGLQSAPGGWTKPPAILLNPIRSFYLRSAHDDEQTFLLLFAKMKPRQLDFRPRMYLYGGGYLYPLGAWMGGSTLLGLGRLSRDLTDYFARPEGLAGLYLSGRLFSLAMMLFGALYLMALARRLGLTGSAPLLAGLVYALSPGVLVQAHVMKQHTLWPLGLLACFHACLLLLEEGRMRRWAAAGAAAGLAAGTFSVAVYAGLLPAAAAVLRLRRGERWSGELKGLLLAAGAAAAAFFAVNPYWLADLPGVRAELAVQAGYSTLSPAALARFLAVPMRLALTWPFELAAFAGAWLALRAADDRRRLLGAAFLLSLLPALYTAASVQSRGIRYVLASVAFGALLCALSWERLRAARAQTARVLAGAALLHLALSAANVCANFAAADGPASTHRRAGLWLEEHVRPGESVGLWELPRPANSPYFRLDRFPLVFLDYRDAEKLPPSALPDWIVVPQMQVFRRPEALAVLKSYGKAADFEPAPLLPWLGIHPTATTANPSFTVYRRQGRAS
- a CDS encoding methyltransferase domain-containing protein → MSAEPHLLPAGHLAQLDRLARTYWWHVHRARTTLMLARRFGAPSRGRYVDLGCGPGASTAVLAQGLLAAGLRGPEAPVGVDVDARLAEPCRRNGVDFIRGDLERGEIPGCPQGIGVFTLLDVLEHLREPENVLLGLRPHLAPGALGLITVPAYPGLYSAWDERLGHLRRYTRPELAELFDGAGYQTLWTSHLFSFALPPAWVSRRLLGGGGAGAEFPEVPGWLDGTLKSLGALERAWLGILPAPFGTSIAAVVRVTG
- a CDS encoding dolichyl-phosphate beta-glucosyltransferase yields the protein MIDLSVVIPTYNEEKRLGPALAETLDYLRRAPESWEVVIADDGSVDGTRAYVEEQARREPRIRLVRLPENRGKGAAVRLGMLEAKGRWRLFRDADRSTAMAEFDRFRPLLAAGADVVIASRRLPGANLARPQFLPRRLLGMGFTRLCRWALVEDVVDFTCGFKCFTDRASAAVFPLQLLERWGFDGEILFLAKRAGLRIEQVPVTWNDEAGSKVRVLIDVPRSFWELVLIRWNALRGMYRAKP